Proteins encoded together in one Cyanobacteriota bacterium window:
- a CDS encoding thiamine pyrophosphate-dependent enzyme, protein MTATLEAKDFKGEVHPDWCPGCGDFGVLNVLQRALAELGLQQHQVAVISGIGCSSNLPGFINTYGMHTLHGRSLPNAQGFKLAHNDMTIVAVGGDGDGYGIGVGHLIHAMRRNIDMTDIVMNNSIYGLTTGQTSPTSNEGMKTKSTPFGNPEAPLNPIAMALGSGASF, encoded by the coding sequence ATGACAGCAACACTTGAAGCAAAAGATTTTAAAGGCGAAGTACACCCAGATTGGTGTCCTGGCTGCGGCGATTTTGGGGTACTCAATGTATTGCAAAGAGCCTTGGCTGAACTTGGATTGCAGCAACATCAAGTGGCGGTGATTTCTGGTATTGGTTGCTCTTCTAACTTGCCTGGTTTTATTAATACCTACGGCATGCATACTTTGCATGGAAGATCTTTACCAAACGCACAAGGTTTTAAATTAGCTCACAACGATATGACTATTGTTGCAGTTGGTGGTGATGGTGACGGTTACGGAATCGGTGTTGGTCACTTGATTCACGCAATGCGCCGCAATATCGACATGACTGATATTGTCATGAACAACTCTATTTATGGATTGACTACAGGTCAGACTTCACCGACTAGTAATGAAGGTATGAAAACCAAATCCACTCCATTCGGTAACCCTGAAGCTCCGTTAAACCCAATTGCTATGGCGCTTGGATCGGGTGCAAGTTTT